A stretch of the Capsicum annuum cultivar UCD-10X-F1 chromosome 8, UCD10Xv1.1, whole genome shotgun sequence genome encodes the following:
- the LOC107840370 gene encoding allene oxide synthase 3 yields the protein MSSLSSNSSDNKSSSSNLPVREIPGDFGYPFFGDIKDRYDYYYNLGTDEFFRTKSQKYNSTVFRTNMPPGPFIAKDPKVIVLLDAVSFPLLFDNSKVEKKNVLDGTFMPPTDFFGGYRPCAFLDPSENKHATLKAFYLSLISKLHSQFIPLFKTSVSAMFQNLEIEMVKNGKAHFNDISDAMSFDFVFRLLCDKTSPHDTNLGSNGPKYFDLWLLPQLAPLVSLGLKFLPNFLEDLMLHTFPWPFFLVKSKYQKLYDAFNEHAGSILNEAEKSGIKRDEACHNLVFFAGFNAYGGMKVLFPSLIKWVASGGKNLHTRLANEIRTIIKEEGGSITLSAISKMSLIKSTVYEALRIEPPIPFQYGKAKEDIMVQSHDSRFLIKKGEMICGYQPLATKDPKIFEKPESFIPERFMGTEGEKLLRYVYWSNARETDDPIENNKQCPAKDLVVLLDRLLLVEFFLRYDTFTVESSKFLFASSVMFKTLEKRKSDMN from the exons atgtcTTCACTTTCCTCCAACTCTTCGGACAATAAGTCTTCTAGTTCCAATCTTCCAGTTCGAGAAATCCCAGGTGACTTTGGTTATCCATTCTTTGGAGACATTAAAGATAGATATGACTATTACTACAACCTCGGAACCGACGAATTCTTCCGTACTAAATCGCAAAAATATAATTCAACTGTATTCAGAACGAACATGCCACCAGGTCCATTCATAGCTAAAGATCCCAAAGTCATCGTTCTTCTTGACGCTGTTAGTTTTCCTCTTCTTTTCGACAACTCAAAAGTCGAAAAGAAGAACGTTCTTGATGGCACCTTCATGCCACCAACCGATTTCTTCGGTGGATATCGTCCTTGTGCTTTTCTTGATCCATCAGAGAACAAACATGCTACACTTAAAGCGTTCTATTTATCCTTAATCTCAAAATTACATAGTCAATTTATTCCTTTATTTAAAACATCTGTTTCTGCCATgtttcaaaatctggaaattgaAATGGTGAAAAATGGGAAAGCCCATTTCAACGACATTAGCGATGCTAtgtcatttgattttgtttttcgTTTGTTGTGTGACAAAACAAGTCCCCATGACACAAATCTTGGCTCCAATGGaccaaaatattttgatttatggttGTTGCCTCAACTGGCTCCATTGGTTTCTCTTGGACTAAAATTTCTTCCCAATTTTCTGGAAGATTTAATGTTGCATACTTTCCCATGGCCGTTTTTTCTAGTGAAATCGAAATACCAGAAGCTTTACGATGCTTTCAACGAGCATGCTGGAAGTATACTGAATGAAGCAGAGAAGAGTGGGATCAAAAGAGATGAAGCTTGCCACAACTTAGTCTTTTTTGCAG GGTTCAATGCTTATGGTGGGATGAAAGTTCTGTTTCCGTCACTGATTAAGTGGGTCGCAAGTGGAGGGAAGAACTTACACACTCGGCTAGCAAATGAAATCAGGACGATCATCAAAGAAGAAGGTGGGTCCATCACTCTATCAGCAATCAGCAAGATGAGTTTGATTAAATCAACAGTGTATGAAGCATTGAGAATTGAACCCCCAATTCCGTTCCAGTACGGTAAGGCCAAAGAAGATATCATGGTCCAAAGCCATGATTCAAGATTCTTGATCAAGAAAGGTGAAATGATATGTGGATATCAACCACTTGCTACAAAAGAtcctaagatttttgaaaaacCTGAAAGTTTTATTCCAGAGAGATTTATGGGTACTGAAGGGGAAAAATTATTACGATATGTTTATTGGTCAAATGCAAGAGAGACTGATGATCCAATTGAGAATAACAAACAATGTCCAGCGAAAGATTTGGTTGTGCTGTTAGACAG GTTGTTGTTGGTGGAGTTTTTCCTGCGTTACGATACATTTACCGTGGAGTCAAGTAAATTCTTGTTTGCATCATCAGTAATGTTCAAAActttggaaaaaagaaaaagcgaTATGAATTAA